The following coding sequences lie in one Kamptonema formosum PCC 6407 genomic window:
- a CDS encoding four helix bundle protein, whose translation MGRPNFEKLEVYQLSEKLADEIWHIVEGWDNFAKDTLGKQIVRSADSIAANIAEGEGRYNFQDNRRFIKIARGSLYETINWLRRAYTRNLLTNEQIKRLNSVIDELSPKLNAYLKSIGN comes from the coding sequence ATGGGACGGCCTAATTTTGAGAAATTGGAAGTTTATCAATTGTCTGAAAAATTAGCAGATGAGATTTGGCACATTGTTGAAGGATGGGATAACTTCGCTAAAGATACACTTGGTAAACAAATAGTCCGTTCAGCAGATAGCATCGCGGCTAATATTGCAGAAGGCGAGGGTCGATATAACTTCCAAGATAATCGGCGTTTCATAAAGATTGCTAGAGGTTCTCTGTATGAAACAATCAACTGGTTAAGACGTGCCTACACACGGAATCTTTTAACAAATGAACAAATAAAACGCCTTAACTCAGTCATTGATGAATTGTCTCCAAAACTCAATGCTTACCTAAAATCAATCGGCAATTAG